In Rhodamnia argentea isolate NSW1041297 chromosome 4, ASM2092103v1, whole genome shotgun sequence, the following proteins share a genomic window:
- the LOC115743451 gene encoding uncharacterized protein LOC115743451 has product MKLKGNKVRLQCKEEPKMNMLIENGCLPVVNKSRFQDSNVVSCRMSGVKRLSPYCSSQLRVNAGHSRKRKATIKDNVFLSAPLEKVDAVAYQQEILGERNMHTSFGNHLEPNDSDSDASSVGSCSVVDDCFNRLSSRPLREPSQDADTLCSSAESFRGRDDQQDVTFPLPHEEAVATRVHSLELHAYRSILVALYASGPMSWEQEALLTNLRLSLNISNDEHLIELRNLISSRRSLHIS; this is encoded by the coding sequence ATGAAACTCAAAGGAAATAAAGTTCGGTTGCAGTGCAAAGAGGAACCAAAGATGAACATGCTGATAGAGAATGGTTGTCTGCCAGTTGTCAACAAAAGCCGATTCCAGGATTCTAATGTTGTTTCCTGTAGAATGTCGGGGGTGAAAAGACTCTCACCTTATTGCTCGTCTCAACTAAGAGTGAATGCTGGACACAGTCGCAAAAGGAAAGCAACAATCAAAGATAATGTGTTCTTGAGTGCCCCATTGGAAAAGGTAGATGCTGTTGCCTACCAACAAGAAATTCTGGGTGAAAGAAACATGCATACTTCCTTTGGCAATCATCTAGAACCTAATGATTCCGATTCAGATGCAAGCTCTGTCGGTAGTTGCAGTGTTGTAGATGATTGTTTCAATAGGTTGTCTAGTCGACCTTTGAGGGAGCCTAGTCAAGATGCCGATACCCTTTGTAGTAGCGCTGAATCATTTCGAGGACGTGATGATCAGCAAGACGTAACTTTCCCCCTTCCTCATGAGGAGGCTGTTGCAACTAGAGTTCATAGTTTAGAGTTGCATGCATATCGCAGCATTCTGGTGGCATTGTATGCTTCTGGACCCATGAGTTGGGAACAAGAAGCCTTATTGACGAATCTTCGTCTTTCTCTTAACATATCAAATGATGAACATTTGATAGAGCTAAGGAACTTAATTTCTTCCAGAAGAAGTCTTCATATTAGCTGA